The genomic DNA AACGTCCTTTGTTCCCGGTACGGATACCGGTGGCACTGGGTTTGTTCTCGTACACTCCAGCTCCCCAGTTCCCCTCCACGAGCACAGGTCCTTCTGGCGTGACGACGATGTCCCATCCGACGTACTGCACCTGCGGGATCACACGTGCGACCTGATCGACGAACGCGATGACCTCATCGATCATCGGGAGTTGGAAATCGGCAATCCGAGCCCCGCTGTCGGGGTGGAATTCGTGCACATGACTGTGTGAGTCGTATCCCGGCCCTCGTGAGCGGCCTCGTTCATCCAGCATTGTGTAGAAGCCGCCAAAGGTCATTTGGTCGCTCACTTCTCCGCGACCAAATTTTTGGGCGATCGCGAGAATGTGTGTCTTGGTTCCGTCGAAGAACGCCGTAACTCGCGTGGTGTTTACCGTGCCGGGACACACAGCAGCGAGGTCGGCATGCTGGTTGATGACTTCTTCAATCAGCAACTCGCCTCGCGAGAGAAGTCCCGCATGAAAATCAGCCCAGTCTGTGACGTCGGCGGCGTGGTAGCGGTGGACGCCGGTGCCCGCCTGCCCGATTGGTTCTTTCGTGACGATAGTTCCCAGCCGCTGCGTGAGCTCCTGCACCGCATCTGCGTTACCAGGCTCTACGACGAGCCATTCACGCCGGAGGTACTCGGCGAAAACACGGTCGAACTCGAGCTTGTCATGAAAGATGTGACGATACGCCGGGTCGTCATACTTCTGAGAAAGCTGATTCGACACAGGGTGGGTCATATAAGTCGCGCGCTCAGCGCGAGTGAGAATTGCGAAGTCGTAGTCGACGTAGTCCTGAAAACCGACATTCTTGAAGCCCGCTTGCCAAAGCATGTC from Microbacterium endophyticum includes the following:
- a CDS encoding sugar-transfer associated ATP-grasp domain-containing protein gives rise to the protein MSNQRLGLSTRLRYLAARAQRIDVGSVIERAKETSAAHNKRTPAVVVDMLWQAGFKNVGFQDYVDYDFAILTRAERATYMTHPVSNQLSQKYDDPAYRHIFHDKLEFDRVFAEYLRREWLVVEPGNADAVQELTQRLGTIVTKEPIGQAGTGVHRYHAADVTDWADFHAGLLSRGELLIEEVINQHADLAAVCPGTVNTTRVTAFFDGTKTHILAIAQKFGRGEVSDQMTFGGFYTMLDERGRSRGPGYDSHSHVHEFHPDSGARIADFQLPMIDEVIAFVDQVARVIPQVQYVGWDIVVTPEGPVLVEGNWGAGVYENKPSATGIRTGNKGRYRSAIGF